The genomic segment TGGCGCTCGGTTTCGGGGTGGCGCGAGGTCCCGAGAGACACGGGCCAGGCTTCGGGCGGTGAGCCTTCCACTTCCGATCCCACCACAGCGGCGACAGGCGTGCCGCCCCACGACGAGAAAAACGGGGGAGCCGGTTTCCCTTCTACCCATTCGAAGCGAGCAACGATGTACGACGAACCCACCCCCGAAGTCTCCCCCAGCCTGGAGCGCGCCATGTTCCAGGCCGCCGCCGAGCGCCTGGCCGCGCGCTGGCGGCTCCTTGCAGAGCGAATCGACCCCTACGCCCAATCGGCCGCACGTGCGTACGAGCAGGCCGCCCAGGACATTGAGGACGAGTTGCAGCGCCACGGCGAACGCATCAACGCCCTAGAGGCTCAGAAGGCCGAGTTCATAAGTGCAGTGCAACAGGTAGCCCGGGCGAGTTGGTACGGCGGCGCAAGCGCTGGATAGGCGGAAGGCAAGGGTTGGGAAAGAGGAACTCAGGGCCGCATACCCTCAGCCCGATTTCTCTGCTAAGACGTTCTGGCGGCTCGGTCAGAGGACTACTGTTAAATAACGAATACTCTTATCAGGAGAGAAATAGAGAGACCTACTCCACCTCACCGCCTTCAGGGCTCAACTCCGCCCGGAGTATCCTGGCAACTGAGGTCGCGGACAACGCGAACCTCTCCAGCCGGGACACCTTGTCCAACAGAGCAGTCCTTTGGGCGTCCTCCTCCGCATCGTTGTCCGCAGCGTGTTCGACGATGAACCTGAGAGTTAGGCTTCCGACGTCTTCTTCAGCGCCCGCGTTGCGAGCGAGTTCCACCCATGGCTCAGACTGGGAAGCGGCCCTCTCCCCGGCAAGACGTAGCGCGAATTGGACCAGAAGGCGTGCCGAGTAGTCAATCCCGATTGCGACCTCAAGCCACTGCTTCGCACCCTCGTCGGCATCCGCAACCGCCGCTTTACGAAGTACTTCGGAAGAGTAGCGGAAGTCAGTACGGTCTACATCCAGTGAGGCGAGCGTTCGCTCGATCGGCTCCAATTCCCCTAGTGGACGAAGGTGCTCCGGCAGAGAGCGTCTATGCTGCCAGAGATGCAGGATCGCGTTAGCACACGCATCTTGCGCGGCGTCGCGGCTTTCCGGCCTAGCCGTTTCCGCTGCTTCGATAAGTTCCGCGACATAATGCGCCATCCACGATGCTAGTAGGTCGTCATCCGTCTCTAGCTGGGCGACCAGCTTTTTACCTAGTTCGAGAACCGCTTCAGAGCGCGTGAGCGACACCGTCGTCCTCCATGAGGTAGTACCGAGCGTAAGGCTGCGGATACGGTTCGAACTCAGGCTCATCTCCCCTGCCGCGTGGAGGCCGACGCCGGACTTGGACAGCGAAGAGCAAGCAAGTTCCAGGTTGTGCCGCAAGCAGTTGTCTTATGACGCTGACGTTACCGCTGAGCCTGCGTCCTGAGATCGTGTCCCGCTCTCTCCCGTACCCTTGTGAGTGGGTCCAAGTCTCACTACGGAGAAAGCCTTCAGCACTTGTAGTCCATGTACGTTCATCCATTGATGCAGACATACCGACGCTCGTGATCGTGTCCTCCGAAGGCGTGAGAGCCGGGTAGTGGAGACCTTCGGACCAAGGATCAGCTTCGTCGAGTCCAGCTGAGATGTGCTCGTCCGTTACCCACCCCCGAAGCTTTAAGGCTCCTGCCTCTAAGTCGCTGCCTTCTCCAGCAGAGGGGAGGCCCCATCGGCCGAGTTCAGGCGCTGTCTGGAATGCCGCCACCAGCGCCTCGGCACCCAAGCGGGAAACAAGGGCACTGCGGATTGAGACCGTCTCGTCATTGCGATCGCTTTCGCCACTCCTCCAGTAGCCCCACAAGACGACGCAACCGTCATCAGTCTCCAACTGCTGGTCAAGGTACTCTGTCGTCACGCTCCAGCACCAAACCTTGTCGCCGTAGCCCGCCGACGGTGGAGGATCCACACTGAGCCGAGGGTCGCGGCGGTCGGCAAGCCATCTCCCATCTGCCCGGGTCAGCAAATGTTCGGACAGCCACTCACGGAACTCGTCGACACTCTCCTCCGCGCTACGTCGGACCCGCCGTTTCTTCAGCAGAGTGGCAGCGACTAGCATCATCGCGTGATATCCATGGTAGGCGGCCAGATCGTCCATTTTCGGCAGACTACCATGTGAGTGATACGTTTCACTCTCTTTGAAGATGCTTTGTGTATGTCGAGCATCTTGCTTCCACCCGCTACTTCCTCCCCAGTTAAGCCGCTGGCGAAGGGCGTCCCGCGCATGTCGCTCAATAGCACCCTCGGAGAGTCCGAACGCGCGCCCGAGTGGAGCGAACCAGTAAGGACCGATATCGATGCCGAAGTGATATTTTTCAGCATCCTCAAGGATTTCCTCGGAGACAGTATCCTCGTCCTCCACGGGTTCCTGCCAGCCGGTGTACACCTCCTCTGGGAGACTCGGCCGATTTATGGAATCGAGGTCTCCTAGCCCTTCGTTTTTCAGTTCTCCGGCACCTGCCAATGTGCGAAGCGCCTGGGCGGCAAGCTCTCGGATCAGCACGTGGTCTTCACGAACCCAGCCTTGCAGCAACGGTGTAGCGGTACTCAACGCTAAGGCATTCTCAAGCCCGCCACGAGCAAGGCCGATTAGCAGCCATTGGCGCGCGTGCCAGACGTAGAACTCCAGCCGATGGTCGGTAAAGGGAGCAGCAGCGCCA from the Longimicrobiaceae bacterium genome contains:
- the avs3b gene encoding AVAST type 3 anti-phage protein Avs3b is translated as MSLTRSEAVLELGKKLVAQLETDDDLLASWMAHYVAELIEAAETARPESRDAAQDACANAILHLWQHRRSLPEHLRPLGELEPIERTLASLDVDRTDFRYSSEVLRKAAVADADEGAKQWLEVAIGIDYSARLLVQFALRLAGERAASQSEPWVELARNAGAEEDVGSLTLRFIVEHAADNDAEEDAQRTALLDKVSRLERFALSATSVARILRAELSPEGGEVE